One genomic window of Oligoflexia bacterium includes the following:
- a CDS encoding ABC transporter permease gives MFAYIIRRILYIIPILFGVTLLTFVLFNVVGGNPVYQKLGKHGSEAEIKIMTKELGLDRPLFDQYLFYLKQCVTFDFGRSWSTNQKISEMVNHGIGATLSLTIPAFTISIIIAILIAIIATFLRNTIFDKILVVMCLAGLSISILAYIIFFQYYFSFKLGMFPISGYDQSWTGRWEYLVLPMIIWIIISVGNEILLYRTVILDEVFQDYVRTARAKGLSEKFVMLKHVLKNAMIPIITNIVMEIPFLYTGSLLLENFFGIPGLGGMTVQAIQNSDFPVIKAMTFIGSIIYVVFNLISDVAYALVDPRIKLE, from the coding sequence ATGTTTGCTTACATAATAAGACGCATACTTTATATTATTCCAATATTATTTGGGGTTACGCTCCTCACTTTCGTTTTATTTAACGTTGTGGGCGGAAACCCCGTTTATCAAAAATTAGGAAAACACGGTTCCGAAGCAGAAATTAAAATCATGACCAAAGAACTTGGTCTTGATCGCCCCCTATTTGATCAATATCTTTTTTATCTCAAACAATGCGTAACATTTGATTTTGGTAGAAGTTGGTCTACGAATCAAAAAATCAGTGAGATGGTAAACCATGGTATTGGCGCCACACTCAGCCTTACGATACCGGCGTTTACGATTTCTATTATTATTGCCATTCTCATAGCCATAATTGCGACTTTTTTACGAAATACCATCTTTGATAAAATATTAGTCGTCATGTGTCTGGCGGGGTTAAGCATTAGTATCTTGGCCTATATTATTTTCTTTCAGTATTACTTTAGTTTCAAATTAGGAATGTTTCCCATCTCTGGGTATGACCAAAGCTGGACGGGCCGGTGGGAATATCTCGTCTTACCGATGATCATTTGGATTATCATCAGCGTAGGAAATGAAATTCTACTTTATCGCACAGTCATTTTAGATGAAGTGTTTCAAGATTATGTGCGCACCGCACGCGCTAAGGGTTTGTCAGAAAAATTTGTCATGCTCAAGCATGTTCTAAAAAATGCAATGATCCCCATCATCACAAATATCGTTATGGAAATTCCATTTTTATACACAGGTTCTTTACTACTTGAAAATTTCTTTGGAATTCCAGGGTTGGGCGGAATGACAGTTCAAGCCATTCAAAACTCAGATTTTCCTGTGATTAAGGCGATGACTTTTATCGGATCAATCATTTATGTTGTGTTTAACCTTATCTCCGACGTGGCCTATGCATTGGTAGATCCACGTATTAAGCTGGAGTAA
- a CDS encoding ABC transporter permease — protein sequence MTSAATAITIADIPSTKPRSLWGDAFIRLKKNKLAIVCFVIINLYALTALLAWLGLLATDYGTTTPESYGAPSSNHWFGTDIFGRDVFQRTIHGTRIALSIGLVTSLIAIPIGVVLGALAGYFGGIIDDFIVWFYTTMDSIPDLLKIIALSFVLGRGLMSVYVAIGFTTWVGLCRLIRGEFIKHKNRDYVHAAQALGASHMRRMFIHILPNVFHIILINFSLRFIVGIKTEVVLSYLGLGVEPGNPSWGVMIDDAKLELARGVWWQLAAATFAMFFLVLAFNIFTDSLREALDPKLRNK from the coding sequence ATGACGAGTGCTGCAACCGCGATTACGATTGCTGATATACCAAGCACTAAACCCCGCAGTCTTTGGGGCGATGCCTTCATTCGACTTAAGAAAAATAAATTAGCCATCGTTTGTTTTGTAATTATTAATTTATATGCCTTAACCGCACTTCTTGCATGGCTTGGTCTACTTGCTACAGATTACGGCACAACCACACCAGAAAGTTATGGCGCACCCTCATCAAATCATTGGTTTGGTACCGATATTTTTGGACGCGATGTTTTTCAACGCACAATTCATGGTACCCGCATTGCCTTATCAATAGGGCTGGTGACCTCACTCATCGCTATCCCTATTGGCGTAGTCTTAGGAGCTTTAGCTGGATACTTTGGCGGCATCATTGATGACTTTATCGTTTGGTTTTACACAACCATGGATAGTATTCCCGATTTACTTAAAATTATCGCATTAAGCTTTGTTTTGGGCAGAGGTCTGATGAGTGTTTATGTCGCCATTGGATTCACCACGTGGGTTGGGCTATGTCGACTCATTCGCGGGGAATTTATTAAACATAAAAACCGTGATTACGTTCACGCAGCACAAGCTTTAGGCGCAAGTCACATGCGCCGTATGTTCATACACATTTTGCCAAATGTTTTTCATATTATACTTATTAACTTTAGCCTTCGCTTTATTGTCGGTATCAAAACTGAAGTTGTATTGAGTTATCTTGGTTTAGGTGTCGAGCCCGGGAATCCAAGCTGGGGTGTAATGATTGATGATGCAAAATTAGAATTAGCCCGTGGTGTATGGTGGCAATTAGCCGCTGCCACGTTTGCTATGTTTTTTCTCGTTTTAGCCTTTAATATTTTTACAGATTCACTGCGTGAAGCACTGGATCCAAAGCTCAGGAACAAATAA
- a CDS encoding ABC transporter ATP-binding protein, protein MTPVIEVKNLRTSFKTHEGTFMAVDDISFKVDEGKTLGIVGESGCGKSVTSLSIMQLIPTPPGKIVSGQILFKGQNLLDLSAREMRSIRGNKIGMIFQEPMTSLNPVFTIGNQIEESIKIHQVGLSRKQIRDRAIEMLHLVGIHSPDKRISDYPHQLSGGMRQRVMIAMALSCNPALLIADEPTTALDVTIQAQILELIKKLQKETNTAMILITHDLGVVAETCTDVAVMYAGKIVEYGTVEDIFNHPKHPYTSGLLNSVPHFEPGKRRSRLETIPGIVPSLANLPVGCRFQDRCKFATEICKQKEPTLEDKRPGHFAACYHPVQG, encoded by the coding sequence ATGACACCCGTTATTGAAGTTAAAAATTTAAGAACAAGTTTTAAAACCCATGAAGGTACTTTCATGGCAGTTGACGATATTAGCTTCAAAGTTGACGAAGGCAAAACATTAGGCATCGTCGGTGAATCTGGATGCGGAAAATCTGTCACTTCACTGTCGATTATGCAATTAATTCCTACACCTCCTGGTAAAATCGTATCTGGTCAAATTCTTTTTAAAGGTCAAAATCTTTTAGATCTATCAGCTCGTGAAATGCGCAGCATTCGTGGAAATAAAATTGGCATGATCTTTCAAGAACCCATGACATCATTAAATCCTGTATTTACAATTGGTAATCAAATTGAAGAATCCATCAAAATTCACCAAGTGGGTTTGAGTCGAAAACAAATCAGAGATCGAGCAATTGAAATGCTTCATCTCGTGGGCATTCATAGCCCTGATAAACGAATCTCTGATTATCCCCATCAACTATCGGGGGGCATGCGCCAACGAGTAATGATTGCTATGGCTTTGAGTTGTAACCCCGCACTGCTCATCGCAGACGAACCAACCACAGCACTTGACGTCACAATTCAGGCGCAGATCTTAGAGCTAATAAAAAAACTACAAAAAGAAACAAACACGGCCATGATACTCATCACCCATGATCTTGGTGTGGTAGCTGAAACATGCACCGATGTTGCGGTAATGTATGCAGGAAAAATTGTTGAGTACGGAACTGTTGAAGATATTTTTAATCACCCAAAACATCCGTATACAAGTGGACTTTTAAATTCAGTACCACATTTTGAACCAGGCAAACGACGCTCACGTTTAGAAACAATTCCCGGAATTGTGCCTTCACTGGCTAATTTACCCGTAGGGTGTCGTTTTCAAGATCGCTGCAAATTTGCTACTGAAATTTGTAAACAAAAAGAACCAACCCTTGAGGATAAACGCCCAGGTCATTTTGCCGCCTGTTATCATCCGGTGCAAGGATAA